A genome region from Oenanthe melanoleuca isolate GR-GAL-2019-014 chromosome 2, OMel1.0, whole genome shotgun sequence includes the following:
- the LOC130248816 gene encoding translation initiation factor IF-2-like, whose protein sequence is MQDSEGGSQPKGGWGCECGDPSAIHRPRGDPVGQWRLMGNPGGATPRGGGIDPRRGSRTSGRRGNFSLPGGGGSGRDRRGGIHGGGAAHAGDGAGLDGQHTSGSGASHVQGGGSHPGGRSEGQPDPRAASNACVVRPKRREHTQAQPLEMPTSPNTKVTGTEQGHRHHSMRAQKPKFGSESSDSSVEGRSRPVSDGGTADGVRQQRPRPWPQAGSARETQNPEMSAMQGKLFQGKTDSKGENSCFVKSKEKN, encoded by the coding sequence ATGCAGGACAGTGAGGGCGGCTCTCAGCCAAAAGGGGGGTGGGGATGTGAGTGTGGAGACCCCAGCGCGATTCATCGTCCGCGGGGGGACCCCGTTGGTCAGTGGCGCCTCATGGGGAACCCAGGCGGAGCGACCCCCAGGGGCGGCGGGATCGATCCCAGACGCGGCAGCCGCACAAGCGGCCGGCGGGGGAATTTCTCGCTGCCAGGGGGAGGTGGCTCCGGGCGGGACCGGCGCGGCGGGATTCACGGGGGTGGCGCTGCCCATGCCGGAGATGGGGCGGGTCTCGACGGCCAGCACACAAGCGGCAGCGGGGCCAGCCACGTCCAGGGGGGTGGGTCACACCCGGGAGGGAGATCAGAAGGACAGCCCGACCCGAGAGCAGCCAGCAACGCATGCGTGGTTCGACCTAAGCGTAGGGAACACACGCAGGCGCAGCCCCTGGAGATGCCAACATCCCCGAACACGAAAGTaacaggaacagaacagggacacaGACATCACAGCATGCGAGCCCAAAAGCCAAAATTTGGTTCAGAGAGCAGTGATTCCAGCGTGGAAGGGCGGAGCCGGCCCGTGTCGGACGGAGGCACGGCGGACGGGGTGCGGcagcagcggccccggccctgGCCCCAGGCAGGAAGCGCGCGggaaacacaaaacccagaaatgtcaGCGATGCAGGGAAAACTGTTTCAGGGAAAGACAGATTCAAAAGGGGAAAATTCATGCTTTGTaaagtcaaaagagaaaaattaa